Proteins from a genomic interval of Flammeovirgaceae bacterium SG7u.111:
- a CDS encoding M23 family metallopeptidase, translating into MAKIQYHYDTETCRYERVKKSKVDMLVNALGILFVCVFSGFIFSVIYTTYFPSPKVSRLTRENKELEAYYEKLSKEIGDAKLMLSSLQDRDDNIYRTIFEAEPISRETSLSRIGSTERYKDILESQDDKSTLVISSLQKMDALKRQVYDQTQEYDELVDITKAKAEMLSALPSIQPIANKDLTRLASGYGIRFHPILKVRRMHKGFDFAAPQGTPVYATGNGTVIKVQNINRGYGKNIEIDHGYGYVTKYAHLSDFEVRKGQKVKRGQIIGAVGATGTTVAPHVHYEVLFDGHNINPIDFFYNDLTPQEYTKLREIASIENQSLGY; encoded by the coding sequence ATGGCAAAAATCCAATATCATTACGATACAGAAACTTGTCGGTACGAGCGAGTAAAAAAATCTAAGGTTGACATGTTGGTCAATGCCTTGGGCATTTTGTTCGTATGCGTGTTCTCAGGTTTTATCTTTTCCGTGATCTACACCACGTATTTTCCTTCTCCAAAAGTTTCTAGGCTTACACGAGAAAATAAAGAGCTGGAAGCTTATTACGAAAAACTTAGTAAGGAAATAGGCGATGCGAAACTGATGCTGAGCAGTTTGCAAGACAGGGATGATAATATTTACCGAACCATTTTTGAAGCTGAGCCAATTTCGAGAGAAACAAGCCTTTCGAGGATAGGAAGCACTGAGCGCTACAAAGACATTTTGGAGAGCCAGGACGACAAAAGTACCTTGGTGATAAGCTCGTTACAAAAAATGGATGCACTCAAGCGTCAGGTCTACGATCAAACCCAAGAATACGACGAGCTAGTCGACATTACTAAAGCAAAAGCTGAAATGCTTTCGGCCCTTCCCTCTATCCAGCCTATTGCAAATAAAGATCTTACCCGACTAGCTTCGGGTTATGGCATACGTTTCCATCCTATATTGAAAGTAAGAAGGATGCACAAAGGCTTCGACTTTGCCGCCCCACAGGGCACGCCAGTGTACGCCACTGGCAATGGAACGGTGATAAAAGTGCAAAATATAAACCGGGGTTATGGTAAAAATATTGAAATTGATCATGGCTACGGATATGTTACCAAATACGCCCACCTCTCTGATTTTGAAGTGAGAAAGGGGCAAAAAGTAAAAAGGGGACAGATTATTGGAGCAGTAGGTGCTACGGGAACAACAGTTGCCCCGCATGTACATTACGAGGTGCTTTTTGATGGGCACAACATCAACCCAATCGACTTTTTCTACAACGACCTTACACCACAAGAATACACCAAGCTTCGTGAAATAGCTTCCATAGAAAACCAATCTTTGGGGTATTGA
- a CDS encoding MerR family transcriptional regulator, which yields MEIEKRYYTIGEVAEQFEVATSLIRFWESQFDIIKPKKNKNGARQYTKNDIEAIRTIYHLVKEKGFTLQGAKETLKKNPKIKANAEAVRSLKKVREFLIDLRSNIKDEQE from the coding sequence ATGGAAATAGAAAAAAGATATTATACCATTGGTGAAGTTGCTGAACAATTTGAGGTCGCCACCTCTCTTATTCGTTTTTGGGAAAGCCAGTTCGACATTATCAAACCCAAAAAGAACAAAAATGGAGCAAGACAATACACCAAAAATGATATAGAAGCCATTCGGACAATTTACCATTTGGTGAAAGAGAAAGGGTTTACGCTCCAAGGAGCAAAAGAAACACTAAAGAAAAACCCTAAAATAAAAGCAAATGCCGAAGCAGTCCGCTCACTCAAAAAAGTGAGAGAATTCTTAATCGATCTCAGAAGCAACATAAAAGACGAGCAAGAGTAA